The genomic interval GCGCAGCGCGTCACGCGCTCGTAATAGGAGACCATCCACTGATCGCTGCGGTCCATGAAGTCGATCTTCACGCCCGCAATGCCCCACTCCTCGAGCTGCCCGAAGAGGCGCTCCATGTCGCGCTCGACGGCCAGCCACGTGAGCCAGAGTATGATCCGGACGCCGCGCTGCCCGCCGTAGGCGACCAGCTCCTCGAGGTCGAGGTTCGGATTGGGGCGGAACACGTCGGTCGTAGATGCCGACCACCCCTCGTCCATGATGATATAGGGAATGCCGTACTCGGCGGCGAAGTCGATGTAACGGCGGTAGGACTCCGTATTGCGTCCGGCGCGGAAATCGACGCCCGTAAGACGCATGCCGTTCCACCAGTCCCAGCTCACCAAACCGGGCTGCACCCAGCTCCAGTCCCGCTCGGCGGCCGGTTCGGCCAGCAGCCACACCAGCTCCTGCCGGACGAGATCGGCATCTTCGCGCGCCACGGCGGCCACCCGCCACGGGAACGTGCGTGCACCCTCCGTCCGGGCGATATAGGTCTCCTCCGAAAGGATTTCGAGGCTCCGGTCGTTTTTGGGCCCGTACTCCTTCGGCACGCGCGGGAAGGTCGCCGTGAAGCCTCCCCTGCCGTCGCCGCGGAGGAACATGCAGGGATAGTCGCGCAGATCGGACTCCGCGAGCAGCACCTTGCGGCCCGAAGGCTCGGCCGTCAGCACCGGAAGGTAGGTCATACGGCCGTCGGGACCGAAGGCGGAGAGTTGCCGGAGGGTGTAAGGCTCCTCGTACATCGAGTTGAACCCGCCGACCTCCGAAAGCCACGCCTCGCTGCCCTCGGGCAGCGTGAAGCGCACGCGCTCCTCCATGACGTCGATGCCGCCCGGGAGCGAGGTCACGAAACGGTAGGCCGCGCCCTCGTCGAAGAGGCGGAACTCCAGCGCGTAGCCGCCCGCGAAGTCGAGCCGCACGGCATTGTAGCGATTGCGCACCCCGGCGTTTTTCGTGGGGTTGATCCGTTGCAGCAGCTCGTCGGCCGACGAGCGCGACACACGGCGCAGGCGGGGCCGTTCGCCCAGCGTGCGGTCCGCGAGCCGGAGCGCGAGGCCCTCGCCGCCCAGCACCGCGTCGTCGCCGTCGCGCAGCGTGTAGTCGATCCGGTCGGTCACCTCGACCGTAAGGCGAAGCCGGCCGTCGGGCGACGCGACTTCGATGGGTTTCGCCTGCGCCGCACCGCCCAGAAGCAATGCGCAGCAGACTGACAACAGTTTCTTCATATCGTAAAATTTAGGTAGTCATACGGAATCTCACGCCGCCGGTCCGCACGGCGGCGCCGTCAGCCGCCCCGGCGCCGGGGAACGGTCCGGCAACGGGGTCTCACTCGATCTCGATCGAATTGAGCAGATCGGCCTTGCCTTCGTTCACCAGCTTGAGGATCAACTCGCCGAAGAGCGTGTTCTGCCAGGCGAACCACGCACGGGTGAAGTTCGCGGGATCGTCCTTGTGGAACGACTCGTGCATGAAGCCCGTGCCGGCGTCGGTGGTCATCAGCGACTCGATGCAGCGCTTGATCTCGGCGTCGTCCTGCGACGTGAAGGCCTTCATCATGATACTCATGGGCCACACCATGTCGTATCCTACGTGCGGACCGCCGATGCCCTCGCCCGCCGTGCCGCGGAAGAAATAGGGGTTCGATTCGCTCCAGACGAACCGGCGGGTATTCTGATAAACCGGGTCGTTCACGTCCACGTCGCCCAGATAGGGCATCGCCAGCAGCGACGGCACGTTGGCGTCGTCCATGAGGAAACGGTTGCCGTATCCGTCCACCTCGAAGGCGTAGATCTCGCCGAATTCGGGATGGTCGTAGGTGGCGTATTTCTTCAGGGCCGCCTCCACCTCGTCGGCCAGCGACCGGCACTCGGCGGCCATCTCCGGCCTGCGGTTCACCTCCGAGAGAATCTCGGCGGCCTTGCGCAGCGACGTCACGGCGAAGAAGTTCGACGGCACGAGGAACAGGAAGGTCGTCGCATCGTCCGACGGACGGAACACCGAAGCGATCAACCCCACGGGATTCACCGGATTGCCGTTGCCGACGTTGCACACCGTGTCGAGCTGGCGGTCCGTGACGCGCAGGAAGGTATAGGGTCCCACGCCCTCCTTGCGCTGCTGCTCGCGGAACGTCCGGAGGATATTCTCCATGGCCGTGAGCCAGTGTTCGTCGAAAACCGACGTGTCGCCCGTCCGTTTCCAGTATTCATAGGCCAGGCGGATCGGATAACAGAGCGAGTCGATCTCCCACTTGCGCTCGTAAACCTCGGGGCGCATCTGCGTCCCGTCGGTCTGCCAGTGCGTGTCGGGATCGGGATCGAGCGGATCGAGGAAGGCGTTGGCATAGGGATCCAGCCCGATATACTTGAACTGGCGGCGGATGACGCCCGCGATCATGCGGCGCAGCTTCTCGTCCTTCGGAGCCAGCTGCACGTAGGGCCACACCTGCGCTCCGGAGTCGCGGAGCCACATGGCATGAATGTCGCCCGTATAGATCACCGTGTCGTCCCTGCCCTGCTCGTCCTCGCGGGTCCAGCGCACCGTCGTATCGAGCGTATTGGGGAAGCAGTTCTCGAACATCCACGCCAGCCGGGCGTTGGTGAGCACGCCCTTGACGCGGGCGATTTCGGCCTCTACGGCCTCGGAGGTGAAGAGCCGCTCGGCCTCGGCGGGCCGGTTCGTCACGGCGTATTTCGATGCGGAGGCGGGCAGACGCGTATTGTCGGCCGCCGCAACGGGCACGTCGGCGCGGTTTCCGCATCGTTCATGGGCCGCGGCGGAAACGCCCAGCGACAGCGCGGCGAGCAGAGTGGTTACGGGAAAAAGTTTCATTGTCATAAATCGCATGTTTTGGTTGATGAATCGCAGTACAAAGATCGCAAAACGGATGCAAAGAAAAAAGAATCGGCGGAAAAAGAGTGCGGCGCGGAGCGAAAAAAAAGGGCGGACCCGCGGCCCGCCCCGAACGGAATCGCTTCCGCGGAGGATCAGATGGCGCCCGCGATCAGGAAGATGGCGGCCACCGTCAGAATGGCGTACAACTCGGGGAATGCGGCGAGGATCAGCGTCTTACCCATCACGTCGTGGCCGTTGCCGATGGCTGCGATGCCGTTGGCGCAGATCTTGGCCTGGTAGTACGACGAGAAGAGGCAGACGAGGCCCGTCAGCAGGCCCGCGCCGAAGATGGCCGCACCCTGCAGCATGGTCATCGACTCGGTGAGAAAGCCCTTGATGATGAAGTAGCCCACGAAACCGTAGAGGCCCTGCGAACCCGGAATGGCCGAGAGAATCATGTAGCTACCGAATGCGCCGCCGTTCTTCTTCATGGCGCCGACCGAAGCCTGGCCGGCGATCGAAGTGCCGATACAGCTCGCCGCGCCCGAAAGGCCCACCATCAGCGCTACGCCGATGTAGCCCATAATAATTGCAGTTGTTGTTCCCATAATCGTAAATTGTTTTTAGTTATTGATTTTCCGAATCATCCATTTTGCGCAGGGGCTCGAACGAACGCATCGACATTTCGAAGCCCGCATTCTTGTAAAACTCCACGAACGTCAGACGCATCGGGTGCACGAACGACGAGATGGTGGACATGAAGAGATTGATGCCGTGGCCCACGAGCAGAATCGGGACCATGACGAGCAGCCGCACGACGATGTTCGCCCCCTCGGGCACGAAGCCGTCGGCCAGCGCATTGAAGACCGTGGCGAGGATGCCGCCCGAGAGACCGATGGCGAACAGGCGGATGTACGACAGCACGTCCGAAAGGATACCCGTCAGGTTGTTGTAGGTGTCCCACAGCCCGAGGCCGAAATTGACGAAGGGATTCCTGCCCGGCGAGTTGAAGAAGAGCATCAGCACGGCTCCCGCGCCGAGCGTCGCGTAGAAGGCCGGCGAAGAGGGCGTATAGAAGGGAATCGTCCAGGCGGGATCGAGCATCGGAAGTCCGCCGGCCACGCTCGCGCCCAGCAGCACAAGCAGCCACCCCAGCGAGGCGAGCGAATGGCGGAAGCCCGCGGTCGAGGAGATCATCACGACCTTGAGCAACATGCCGAAGAGAATCTGCACCATGCCGATGGCCAGCGCGATGGAGAAGAACCTGCCCTGAAAATCGAAGAACGGAATCCCGGGGAACCACTCCTTCATGTTGATGCCGAAGAACGATCCGCACAGCAGGCCGAACGCGACGGTCATCGCGCCGCACAGCGTGGCGAACCACGCGGCCTGCCGCATC from Alistipes dispar carries:
- a CDS encoding glycoside hydrolase family 97 protein — translated: MKKLLSVCCALLLGGAAQAKPIEVASPDGRLRLTVEVTDRIDYTLRDGDDAVLGGEGLALRLADRTLGERPRLRRVSRSSADELLQRINPTKNAGVRNRYNAVRLDFAGGYALEFRLFDEGAAYRFVTSLPGGIDVMEERVRFTLPEGSEAWLSEVGGFNSMYEEPYTLRQLSAFGPDGRMTYLPVLTAEPSGRKVLLAESDLRDYPCMFLRGDGRGGFTATFPRVPKEYGPKNDRSLEILSEETYIARTEGARTFPWRVAAVAREDADLVRQELVWLLAEPAAERDWSWVQPGLVSWDWWNGMRLTGVDFRAGRNTESYRRYIDFAAEYGIPYIIMDEGWSASTTDVFRPNPNLDLEELVAYGGQRGVRIILWLTWLAVERDMERLFGQLEEWGIAGVKIDFMDRSDQWMVSYYERVTRCAAEHRLLVDWHGSYTPKGLFRTYPNLVNYEGVLGMEQGARCQPENSNLLPFIRNAVGPMDFTPGAMLSAQPEENRSTNSNPMGSGTRAYQLALYVLFEAPLQMLADSPMAYERERPSAEFIASVPTTWDELRVLHAVCGKQLVVARRKGVKWYVGGFTNNEPFETEIALDFLPAGRKFRMTSFEDGVNADLQAMDYRRRVRIVDASTRIPVKMVRNGGWAAVIE
- a CDS encoding ATPase → MGYIGVALMVGLSGAASCIGTSIAGQASVGAMKKNGGAFGSYMILSAIPGSQGLYGFVGYFIIKGFLTESMTMLQGAAIFGAGLLTGLVCLFSSYYQAKICANGIAAIGNGHDVMGKTLILAAFPELYAILTVAAIFLIAGAI
- a CDS encoding glycoside hydrolase family 125 protein, which encodes MTMKLFPVTTLLAALSLGVSAAAHERCGNRADVPVAAADNTRLPASASKYAVTNRPAEAERLFTSEAVEAEIARVKGVLTNARLAWMFENCFPNTLDTTVRWTREDEQGRDDTVIYTGDIHAMWLRDSGAQVWPYVQLAPKDEKLRRMIAGVIRRQFKYIGLDPYANAFLDPLDPDPDTHWQTDGTQMRPEVYERKWEIDSLCYPIRLAYEYWKRTGDTSVFDEHWLTAMENILRTFREQQRKEGVGPYTFLRVTDRQLDTVCNVGNGNPVNPVGLIASVFRPSDDATTFLFLVPSNFFAVTSLRKAAEILSEVNRRPEMAAECRSLADEVEAALKKYATYDHPEFGEIYAFEVDGYGNRFLMDDANVPSLLAMPYLGDVDVNDPVYQNTRRFVWSESNPYFFRGTAGEGIGGPHVGYDMVWPMSIMMKAFTSQDDAEIKRCIESLMTTDAGTGFMHESFHKDDPANFTRAWFAWQNTLFGELILKLVNEGKADLLNSIEIE